A genome region from Nitrospira sp. includes the following:
- a CDS encoding cytochrome c biogenesis protein ResB yields the protein MNDKPDAASDVSASSPRTSGLGWEEFSREVVDFFASIKLAMFLFIVLAMTATIGTVIQQGERPETYVQEYGEEAYRWFLRLGFTDVYHTWWFTSLLGLLCVNSLTCFHKRFPSVWRSMRQDKVSVSLAFIQGMKQQATLSLNQSRDAVAEGLVKLFAEKGYRVLAKSDPGEVTVYATKGIMGRVGAHVAHLSATVIVLGGLLGSYYGFQEFGVCLEGQTYHIPRGNFDLRVDKFWIDYHENGSVKSYNSTLTVIDQGVPATTKTITVNDPLVYKGIWFYQSSYGDAWDQIEAARINIKEKGSDKIIATVDLEWNKEKAVEGLPLKMKMTDFVADFAFNSTEKKVFSKTAEHANPAIRLTVDERSSVQSTPWVFYHYPDLFEIKDSAYQFEFIGYQPKKFTGLQIARNPGINMVWIGCTMLVVGMTLSSLIYHRRLWAKIVPGESGVTLHLGGTTHKSQIDFQKEFRKLTEKINAQSQS from the coding sequence ATGAACGATAAACCCGACGCAGCATCTGACGTGAGCGCATCGTCTCCGCGCACTTCCGGCCTCGGCTGGGAGGAGTTTTCTCGCGAGGTCGTAGACTTTTTTGCCTCGATTAAATTGGCAATGTTTCTGTTCATCGTGTTGGCGATGACCGCGACCATCGGTACGGTCATTCAGCAAGGTGAGCGTCCGGAAACCTATGTGCAGGAGTATGGAGAAGAAGCCTATCGCTGGTTTCTCCGGCTGGGTTTTACCGACGTCTACCACACCTGGTGGTTCACCAGTCTGCTGGGGCTCCTCTGCGTCAATTCTCTCACCTGTTTCCATAAACGGTTTCCCAGTGTGTGGCGGTCCATGCGGCAGGATAAGGTCAGCGTGTCGTTGGCTTTCATCCAAGGTATGAAGCAGCAGGCCACCCTTTCGCTCAATCAGTCGCGAGACGCCGTGGCCGAGGGACTTGTAAAACTCTTCGCTGAAAAAGGCTATCGGGTGTTAGCCAAGAGCGATCCCGGCGAGGTGACGGTCTACGCGACCAAGGGCATTATGGGCCGGGTCGGGGCGCATGTTGCCCATCTCAGCGCAACGGTGATCGTCTTGGGGGGACTGCTCGGGAGCTACTATGGATTTCAAGAGTTTGGGGTGTGCCTGGAAGGGCAGACGTACCATATCCCGCGGGGGAATTTTGATCTTCGTGTCGACAAGTTCTGGATCGATTACCACGAGAACGGATCGGTCAAATCCTATAACAGCACGTTGACCGTAATCGATCAGGGGGTTCCTGCCACGACCAAGACGATCACGGTGAATGATCCACTGGTCTATAAGGGAATTTGGTTCTACCAATCCAGCTATGGCGACGCCTGGGATCAAATTGAAGCCGCGCGAATCAACATCAAGGAGAAGGGCAGCGACAAGATTATCGCCACGGTAGACCTGGAGTGGAACAAGGAAAAGGCCGTCGAGGGTCTTCCGTTGAAGATGAAGATGACGGATTTTGTGGCGGATTTTGCCTTTAATTCGACCGAAAAGAAAGTGTTCTCAAAAACCGCCGAGCATGCCAACCCGGCTATCCGCCTGACGGTTGATGAGCGGAGTAGCGTGCAGTCCACACCGTGGGTGTTCTACCACTATCCCGACCTGTTTGAGATTAAAGACTCGGCGTACCAATTCGAATTTATCGGGTATCAGCCGAAGAAGTTCACCGGTCTGCAGATTGCCAGGAATCCGGGCATCAATATGGTCTGGATCGGGTGTACGATGTTGGTGGTAGGGATGACGCTCTCGTCATTGATTTATCATCGACGGCTGTGGGCGAAGATCGTTCCGGGCGAGTCCGGTGTCACGCTTCATCTTGGTGGAACCACGCATAAGAGTCAGATCGATTTCCAGAAAGAGTTTAGGAAATTGACGGAGAAAATCAACGCCCAATCTCAATCCTGA